A region of the Clostridium estertheticum subsp. estertheticum genome:
GTTCTATAAATAATTTCTTGTGGATATCCTATAAATTCAAGTACCTTTATTGCGTTTCTAGTTGAAGATACACCTTTTCTTATTTGATAATCAAATTCTAAACCATGTTCTCCTACATTTTCAGTGAAATAATGGCATTCATATAAACCTCCTACCATAGTAGCTATTTCGAGATCATGCGTAGCTACTGCCACCAATGAATTATGTCTAGACAAATAGGCAAGAATCTCAGCAGATGCATTAACCCTCTCAATAGGGTTAGTTCCCCTGAAAATCTCATCAATAAGACATAAGCTTGTCACTTCCTCATTGCAACCATTAATTATCCTAAACAGTGCCTCTGCCTCACTTAAATAATAACTTTTCCCACTAGTCACATTATCAGTAACAGTCATTGACGATATTATGTTGAAATATCCACCCTCGTAACTTGTCGCAAGGCAAGTGAAAATAGTCTGTGAAAATAATGCATTTATGCCTAATGCTCTTAGAAAAGTAGACTTACCAGACATATTTGAACCAGTTATAATAACACCCTTTTCTAAAGTTAAAGAATTCCCGACAGCTGTGTCTATCAGTGGATGTTTTATATCTTTAACCATTATTTCCTTAAGTCCTTTTGTTAATTTAGGTTCAACATATTCTAGAAGTCCATCCCTATAAGAAGCTACAGATATTAATGCATCGATTTCCCCTAAGATCAAATAGATACTTCTTATATCTTCAATATGTGCCTTAACTTCATCTATTATTTTATTGAAACCTCTAGCCTCACTTAAAAAGAATATATTTATGTACTCGTATAACATATCTACACCTTCTACTCTTCCTATTTTAATAAAGGCGTCTTTCCTTGTTATTGCCTTGCATTTCTTTGATTGCTCTTTAAGCTTTAAAGTATATCTTTTTAACTCCTTATCCTCTACAGATCCAATAGCCTCTGCCAGTCTAATAATCTTACTTAAATACCCCATTGATGCAAGATCTCCGCCAATATCTTTTTTGATTTTAGCACTAAGATAGCCATTAACCGCAAATATTATAAGTATAAAAATCCATGCCTTTCCTATCCCAATAAACGTTATTGAAATTAAGGAACCATAAGCTAATATCCTTAAAAGATATAACAGTGGTTTCATGAAAGTTTTAAAGGATATTTCATCCCATAAAAAACATGTTATAGTGTTAATATTCTGTCTTCCTAATTTTAAAAATTTTCTTTGTATTTTTTCTCTTATCTCCTTATTATCTTGAAAGAAAGTTATAATCTTATTTCTATTGATTAGTTTTTCTTCTTTTAGGATTGGATTTCTTAAAATATAATATAAATATTGTTCTCCTGGCGAGGATAATGTTCTATCTACCTTTTCAAAAACATTATCCATATTTAAATCTAAATAAGTTTGATCATCAATATATAGTTCCTCCGGCTCTTTATATTTTATTACATCAAATAATAATTTAATATCCTCAAATTTTCGCACGCGGTTGTTTCCATTACTGTAATTCTCTTTAATCTTTTGTAAATCTTTATAAAAAATTGCTTTATTTCTTGCTGCTAGTCCAAACATCAGCAAAACTAATGAAATAATATTTACACAAAAATATATTTTATTTACATTGTTACCTAGGACAATTGATACATAGGTTATAATAGCAGCTATAACTATACTTGCTATAAATAATTTATTAAATTTTTTTTCCTTATCCATTTGAAACGCTCCTTACCGAACTTTATAATAATTAGAGATCCATCACTTTTATCAAATCCTTTAATTTGTTAGAGTTTCATATTTTCCACATGCCTCAAAGTACGGTTAATATAAATCCTCCTTGCGATATATTATTTTACTACAATGGCATAAAATGTTTATTTAATTATACTAATAATACACTTAAATATATATAATTATTTTTAAATTCAATAAATAGTTTTTAGAAATTGAGTGTATTTACAATAATTGAAGTTTGTATTTAAGGTTTAGATAAGGTTGGGATTATATACAATTAAGGTTTGTAAGATATCATTTAGGTATCAATCAAATTAAAGGAGGAAGAGTAATTATGAAAAATGATATATTAACTATTGATAATTTAAGTAAATCTTACAAAGATAATCAAGTTCTGAATAATATCAATCTGCATATTAAAGCTGGAACTGTTTATGGGTTTTTAGGACCAAACGGAGCTGGTAAATCTACAACAATTCGAATTATATTAGGTTTAATCAAAAAATATACGGGAGATATAAAAGTTTTTGATCATGATCTAAAAAAGCATAAAATTGAAATTTTAAATAGAGTAGGTGCACTAGTTGAATCACCGTCTTATTATGAGCATCTATCTGCATATGAAAATTTAAAAATATGGGCTATTATGAAAAACACACCATACTCAAGAATTGATGAAGTACTTAAAATTGTAGATCTTTATGATAGTAAAAATAAAAAAGCTGGTAAATTTTCTTTAGGGATGAAACAAAGACTTGGAATTGCTCAAGCTCTTATTAACAATCCTGATCTTTTAATTTTAGATGAGCCTACCAACGGTTTGGATCCTATTGGAATAAAAGAAATAAGAGCCTTAATTATCTCATTATCAAAAGTTTATAATAAAACAGTTTTGGTAAGTTCACATTTACTTAGTGAAATGGAACTTATGGTGGATGATGTTGGAATAATCAATAAAGGGAGCGTTCTATATGAAGGTTGTTTAAAAGAATTAAAAAGCAATTATCCCACTCTTAATAGTTTAGAAGATATATTTCTACTACTTCTAGAAAGGAGTTAATTATGAGTTTCGTAAAGTATCTAAATTTAGAATTTATAAAAATAAAAAGTAGTTATATAAAATATACTCTTATATTACCAATAATTATATCATTAGGAATGATACTTATAGATATTATACTTAGAAAAGAAGCTATAATATCTAAATATTCCCCTATAATTACTGATGGATTTCAAGCGCTTTTAGTAGAAAATCATTTGGCTTTAATTTGGCCTATTATACTACTATTTTCCATCATTCTAAATAGTATATCTATATTTTATATAGATTTAAAAAACAATTTATTAACACATATACTTTCTAGTCCAATAAGCAGAAACAAATACTACTTCTCTAAATTAATTTCCATATTAACATGTACAATAATATCAATTTTATTAGAAGGTATAGTTCTTGTGATTGTAGGATATAAATTTTCGCTATCTCATAATATAGATATACCTTTAGTTATTCGATATATGTGGATGCAATTTTTCTGTTGCTTTGGGATTATAGGGTTACAAGGATTTTTATTTGCATTAACTAGAAAAGTTACATTTTTAACTTCAATAAATATTGCAGCTCTATGTTGTTCTATTTTATTATTACGTTACCCTTCAATTACTAAGTTAATTCCTTATCTTCAAATAGCGAATTCTATGATTCTTGTTACAAACGGAGAATTAATAGTGAACTCCATATTTTTCTCTTGTATCAATTTTATAGTTTTCACAGCTTTAGGGCTAATTATATTTAATAATATTGATATTCAGGAGGAATAATTATGTTAAACCTTATTAAATGTGAGTTAATTAAAATAAAAAATTTAAAACCAATAATTTTATCTTTTATAGTACCACTACTTATGTCCATTGTAGGATTAATTAACATATATAGAGGACTTGTTGAAACTACAGATTTGTGGGACGCTGTTTATAATCAAACATTCCTTTTATATGCATCTTTAACTCTTCCACTCGCAATAACAATAATAATATCCATTCAATGGAGATTAGAATATAAAAAAAATAATATACTTAATTTATGTTCTTCATCCATTAAATTAAATAAGATTTATCTTAGTAAGATAATGACTACTTTATTAATTATTTTTCTTAACATTATTATACTAATCATTTCAGTGTTAATTTTTTCTAATATATTAATACCTAAAGAATCTTTTAGATATTATGTAATTTATGCACCAATTATAGCATTTTTATATTCTATACCTTTGGTATGTCTTCAGCATTTAATATCTATGTACAATAGAAATTTTATTGGAAGTGTGTCTGTTGGAATAATCTTATCTTTTATAGGATTTCTATTATCTCATACCTCTTTAGGTATATTGATTCCTAATACATATATAGTTTGTGGAAGTTTCATAGGAGTATCTAGTTATCCTATAGCTACTGATATGATGGCAACTATAACATTTCCTTATATAAATTTATTGATATTAGTAGTACCCATTTTGAGTATAATACTATATTTATTAGGTAATTATTTGTTTAGTAAAAAAGAATTTTAATTTGCGATTGAGAAAATTATAAAAAAAGGATACTATGGATTAATCCAGATATTAAAAACTTCTATGACTTTACACCAGAATATGTTAAACTTATAGATTATAAACACCTTGGTAAAATAAATATGGGGAGTGTGGCTGTATAATGCTTACATTTATCGTTGCAATTGGAGATAATTTCGCTATAGGTAAAAATAACGATTTACTTTGGCATTTTTCAAAAGATTTAAAAAGATTCAAGCAAGTTACAAGTGGAAACACTATTATAATGGGAAGAAAGACATTTGAGTCCCTTCCTGGTATTCTTCCTAGTAGACATCATATTGTTATTACAAAAAATAAAGATTTTGTTATAAATGATGATAGAGTTACTATTCTTAATTCTAAGGAAGAGTTATTCGCATTTATGAAAGACGATGAAGAATACTTTGTTATAGGTGGTGGATCAATTTACAAGTTATTATTGCCTTATTGTAATAAGATACATTTAACAAAAGTACATAAGGAATATAATGCTGATATTTTTTTTCCTAAACTAGATTATTCAGAATGGAATTGTAGAGAAGAAGAAACTGGGTTCATCAATGATGATAAAACAACATCATACACTTTTTTAACTTTGGAACGTATTATTAATGTGAAACAAAAATAATCTATTTTTTATATAAATACAATGTACCATTTTTAGGTGTTCTTATAGTTCGTCCAGTAACGCCCCTACTTTTAAGTTCCTTTTGTAATGTATTCATAAAGAAACCATGACAAACAATTAATATATTATTACTTGATTCATCCTTTATACTATCCAAAAACTCATTCACACGTTTTTGGGTATCTTTTTTATTCTCTGTTTGAGATTTGCACTGAAAAAACCAGGCAAATCTCCCACTTATACACCAAAATATATAAGGAATTTTTATATTAGTATTAAATATTGGTGCTATAGGAACTTCTCTTAATAATTTAGTTTTAATTATTTCACCTTTGAAAATAGATTGAGAAGTTTTAATGGCTCTTGATAAATCACTTGAAAAACATTTATCCCACTTTATATCTCCTATTTTAAATTTATTTTCTATAACGTCACTATTATCATATTGTTTTACCCATTGCTTAAAATCAGCAGATGACATAAACATCTTTGTATAAAAATTAACTTTAAAATGCCTAACCAATCCTATATTCATTTATCCTCCAATATCACGCAATTTTATATGTTTTGTACTATTTAAAACAGTTTACAATATCTAGTGATTAGTTTGAAATATTGTATGCCATTTTTCTTATAAGTTTTAATAAATTTTCTCTATCCTCATAAGTATCTAAAGAAAGCATTATTTTTCCGTAAACTTCTTCCTCAAATTTACTATGTTCCTCTTGTGCCATCTTCCCCTCCGTAGTAAGTTCTAACTTATAGGATCTTCTATCCTTATTACTAAGAGTTCTAATAATAAGATTGCGCTTTTCTAATCTATCAATCATACTAGTTAATGTACTTTTAGGTACATTTAAGACTTCTAATATATCTTTTATAATAACATTTTCTTTTTCAGAAATAATTCTTAGTATTGTAAGTTCATTAGTTCTTAGTCCTTGTATTCTCAAAAACTTTGATTCTATATCCTTATAATTAGATGATACTATCATAAAATGCCATAATTTATTTAATTCATCTACTTGTCTTTTATATTCCTGATCCATATATTCACTCCAAAATTTGATTTATCTTTATTATTTATTTTTTTATATTAGCATTGATAGCAAAACTTTTATAATTTATTTTTTTAAAGTTAGATGGCTTAAATCCACACTTTATTAAAAGTTCCTCAATTTCTTTCTTGCAATATATCTTATAATCGCCACTACTACTTCTTTTACAATATAAATTCATTATTTTTCTAATAACTACTGGTGAAGTTGGATCTCCAATAATTAATGTTCCATTAAATTTTAATATTCTTTTCATCTCTAATAGTGTCTTTTCTGGGTTTGGATAATGATGAAATGATGCATTACATACAATTACATCAAAAGTATTATTTCCCCAAGGCATACATTCTGAATCACCAACTTTTAATTCAGCTCTATTATCAAGATTTTTTTTGGCAACTTCAATCATTTTTTCTGAAAGATCTAATCCATATAATTCTATATTATTTCCAACTAATTTCATCAATACATTTCCGGTGCCACATCCAACATCTAATAATTTTTTAGGCTTAATAAGCATTATTCTGCTAATAATTTCATTATACATCGGAGCTACGAATTTCCCATCATGACTCTCATCATAAGATTCAGCTTGTTTATTAAAATTTATTTTTGAATTCTCTTTAAAAATATTTTTATTATTTTGCATATAAGATCCCCCTCTAAATAATAGTAATGTATTAATATAGTTCCTGTTTCGTACTATACTAACATGGTACTACTTTTTCAAAAAAAGTCAATATAAAAGACTTACGATTGTTCAACAGGTTATTTTTTGCTAAGGATATACCAGTTGAAACAATTATGAATCCTACAACTTTAAAATTCACTCCTGTAACAATTAATAATATATTTAAAGTACATCTTATGAGTTTTCTAGTATTCTCTTTAAAAAGCTATTTACCAATATTTCGGCTTCTTCAAATGACTGTGTACAATAGTTCTTAGAAAATGGGTCACTAAACCCATGGGCCCCTCTTAATATATGTACATTGACGTTCCATTTTTTCAAAGAATTAACTATTTTTTTAACATTGAATGATTTCTCTTCAGTAGGAAAAATCAATAAAACTGGACATTTGGGAGTAACGCTCATATAGTCTCTAATCCTCGAACCATAGTACCCTATAATACCATCACACATAATATCTTCACCGCTACATAGCCATGCAATTGTTGCACCTATGCTATAGCCTAATAAATATACGTACCTGTATTGCTTTTTTGCTTGTATTATTAGCCGTTTTACTTGATTAAATGCTAAATCAAACCCGATATTTTTTATGAAATGATGATAGGCTTCATCTTGTTGATCATAATTAAGAGGGTGGTTTAGATTAATTAAATTGGGGCAAATAATATCATATCCATCCATAGAAAACTTCTCACAGACGAACTTAATATGCTGATTAATACCATATATTTCATGTAACACTATAATTACAGAATTAGAATTATTTATAATCTTCACATGGGCCTCCCTAAGGTAATTATACTAATAACACCATAATTTACGAAATAAAGCATATTTACAATGAGTTAATATCTATGTCTTTAGTCTCTCCATCCCCAATATTTCCATAAAGGATAACATCTATAATAATCTCATAATATCTATACTTATCATAATATGTTGATTGAACAAGATTATCATAAATCTTATATTAATAAATCTATTGATGAACTTATTACCGCTATAACAAATTTTCTTGATTTATAATTTCATATCTTTCATTTGATAATGCTAATATGGCATTATCTATATCTTTATTTTTAACAAGTATATAATCTGTATCATATGTGGAAACAGCAAAAATACTGATTCTTTTTAATGCCAATATAGTACTAATTGATGAAATAATACCAATTAGAGAAAAATCTAATGGTCCCTCAACTTTTAAAATTCTCCAATCTTTTTCACACTTTATATTACTCGGTATACTATCTTGAGAGCATACAATTGATAATTCATCTGATGTTTTTGATATAGAATAAAAACTGCTGTTTTTTACCCATTCAGGAATTTGCTCATTTTTATTTAATCTACAAACAGAAAATTTTTCGTTTAATAATTTCATTGTTAATATTTTTTCTGACATATCTTGTTTTCACCCTTCCCTTTTTTATGGGTTCTAACCCACTTATAAATTTATCATCTTCAAACATATCAAAAATTGTTAATGTTGTCAATATTAACTTCTATTTTATAAGTATCTAACCTAGTATAAATATATTAATAATTAGTGGGTATAATCTATAAAGAGGTCATCAAGTAAATAACAAACTCCAAATAATTTTATTTTTATCATTTTTAGTTTTTCTACACTGTATTTCCTCACACTCCTTGTCTGCTATATAAGACAAGAATTTGATAATCGTATTGTTTATGGTATGGTATAGCCTAGATTGTTGTCTTCTGTGCTTGCTAAATGGGTATACCTTAAATTGTCAAATTAAAACTATAGCTGCGTAAAAAGCAATACCTAATGTCATGATAGCAATAGATTCTGATAAGTATAAAAGTGCATACACTCCATTGAAGTCGCCAATGCATCTTCTTCGAATCTGTTGCAGCGACCCAGGATATGATTTAATTATGCCTCCCCATATTGCTGAGCAAAATATAAAATCCACGATTTTTCAACTTTATAATTGCCTATTGGATTTCCTGTTGCTCCATCATATAAGTTGTAATCAGCAGTTCTATAAATCATAGTATTTTCATTATCAAGAATTTCTTTATCCATTTCATATTGACCTTTATTAACATGTACACTTACTTTAAAAGCTCCAATCGGATGTCCAGTTACAAATAAATGTGTTCTAATAGATATTGAAGGAGTTATATGAGTTATAATAACTCCCCCAATAAATATTATTATAGTTAATAATATTACAATAACTTTTCTTAAAAACTTCATTCTTTCCTCCTCAAATTTGTTGAATAATAATCTGCAGTTACGCAACAATTTTAAATCGCTCATGCCCTGCTAAACCATATGATATTTATTCATTTATGTCTTAGCATAGGTTTTGTCCAAATTATAGAAAACCCAGACTTACAACTTGAGTAGCACCTATTTTGCATTATCACAATAGTAAATCATTGACTCACTTAAGAACTTAGCTAAACCTTCTTTCTGCCTATCAATGTTAGCCGTGAAACGTTCATCTTTAACATATAAATCAGCAAGACCTCTAAATATTTCTATAGTACAATCATAAAAATTATCAGTAATGTGTTGTCTTAACTCAGCAACTGCCTTTTGAACTTCTGAATTACCTATTCCTTTATCCATGTTAGCTATAATTTTCTCGTTGATTTTTCCATTAGTTGCATTAATCCTAGCCCAATCCTCTTTTGTGTATTTTGAGGTTTTTTTCAAACTTTCCTTGTAGGCATCAGTGTCGCCATATTTTTGCTTCGTTTCCTCTGCATATTTTTCTTTATGAGCCTCTATTTCGCTTATATCAAACCCCTCAAACATTTCATTCTTAGTCATATCTATTCCTCCTTCAATGTAATCTATAGTTTTATCTACAGATTTTATAATCTTATCGAGTCTCTTCTTTTTTTCTATCAATAGCTCCCTATGTGTCTTTAATGCATGTTTTCTATCGAAATCTGGATTATCTAAAATTTCTTTTATTTCTAGAAGGGTAAAATCCAACTCTTTAAAAAACAAAACTTGTTGCAATCTTTCAAGGTCATCATCAGTGTAGAGTCTATATCCGGCCGTTGTTACAGACTTTGGCTTTAAGATGCCTATCTGATCATAATGATGGAGTGTACGCACACTTACACCAACCATATCAGCTACTTCTTTTATTTTATAAGACATAAAATCAACTCCTTTGTTCTTTATTAATCTTCCCTACAAATTTATAATAATCTATGACGTTACGTTAGAGTCAATACCATTTTGGAAATAATTTATAGATGTTTTTCGAAATAAAATGAAGATATATGGTATGATATCATTTAAATCGCAAGCATTATTATTACTAGTGATACTTAACAATTAAACCCCACATCTAATGATATGGGGTTACTTGAGAGGACATAAAAAACAATCTGTATCAATTAAGCTGAATATATTTTTTACTTTTATTTAACAGTTCTTTTAAAACCAATATCAAGATTGTCACACTCATTAAGAATTAATGCTTGTGCCACAATTACATCTTGTCCATTAAAAGTACATGATGGAGCTTCGTATAATTTATACCCTTCATTAAGTAATTCAGAAATTTTCTTGCAAAAATTTGCATCATCTTTTCCAGTAATTAAGCGATATTTAAGTTTGTTTTCCATAGATTATCTTTAGTGAGAGCGTGTACTTTAAGTATACAAACCCACTAAATTTCCACTTCCTTTCTTGTTTTAAATTTTATGTGTATTTCATCTTAGTAACTCTGTTGATAGTTCTACATATTATGAATGTTATGAATTAACATAAGTTATTATTTCATCTATATTCTTTCTTCTTGTAAAATCTACTGGCTTGTCATACATGGCTAACATGCCTCTTGCCTCAGGTGTTAATTCTTTTTTCATCTTAATTTTCCATTTTAGTAATGTCATAAGTGCTTTATCAAAAGGTTTCATTTTACTATAATCAAATCCACCTCTTAAATAAAAGAACTGTACATATTTCTGTTCCTCGGGAGTAAAATTTTTATCTTTTACTTCACGTATTACCTCTTCACTCGATGGTGATGCCCCCGTTGCGAAAACAACGACTTTTTTACCTTTAAATTTGTCGAGATTTTTCGTTATACATTTTACTCCAATAATACCAACAGCATACAAACTGCCGCCATAAATCACGGTATCATAATTTGTAACTACATTTATATCAACCCTTGAAATATCAAAAATATCCGCTGATAACGCCTCGGAAATCCATTCTGCGTATTTTTTTGTAAAACCTGTTTTGGACTTGTATATTACTACCGTTTTCATTAGTTTCACCTCTTATAATATATATTTTTTCGAATTATACTACATTCAGGATCTTAACATATTAAATCATATATTCTCAATTTTAGGATTACTTACCACGAAATATCATTCTCAATTAAAATTTGTATTTTGATTACCTTATTGGTCTATCTGTATTTTCAACGTAGTTAATTAAGATAACAAAGTATTTTGTGATTTAATATTTATCCAATATCTCTGAGTCACTTCACCCTCTTCAATAACCTCATTCTCTAATACTCCACCATTATTTAATATAGTTTTTGCTGAAGCTATATTTATTTTGTCACACGTAACCAATGCCTTTTTAATACCTAACTGTTTCACTAATGATAATGATAATGATAGTGAAAGCATCTTCGTAGCATAACCTTTTTTACGTTCAGAAGGTCTTATCCCATATCCAATATGTCCACCATAATTTAGCAAAAAATCATTTAATTCATGTCTAATATGTAGAGCACCATAAATTTTCATGTTTTCATCAATTAAAAAATATAGAGTAGATGGAACAAATCCTTCTTCATATGCTTTATTGGTTTTTTGGTTCTTCCAACAATTAATTAAATCTTCATAATTGACCATACTCTTTCTCGATGCGTATGGAATTATTTCTTCTCCTGATTTTTCCCATTCAACTATATAATTATTATATTCTTTTTCCATTTCAAGTTTTGGCTCAACCAACTTAAATATCATAAATCTCCTCATCCTTTCTGAATATTCAAACAAGACTCATGTTATCTTTACACAATTCAACAGACATTCATAATTTTCCTTTATATTTTGAAAAAAGAATACAAGCATCCTATTAATTAAATATTGACTGATAATTTATATATGAATAATATCTCCTGCACTTGCTTTTTCTAATCGATTAATTATAGAATTCCCTAAACCACTATTATTTGGAGCTTGTACATAAATATGACTTACATTCAATTTATCACATTCTCTAATCAAATCAAATATCTTTTGTGCAGCTATATTTAACATTTTAAAACTTCCTAAACTATATATATGTTGGTAATCCTTAAAATCATTTAAAAATTCTTGAAAACAAATTATAACATCGTTCTCATTTGCATTTTCTTTAATCCATTTAGACGTTTTTATATACTCTCCCTCAACCAATGTTAGAGGTGCATCTGGTGCATAGTGTCTATATTTCATTCCTGGAGCCTTTGGAATATCCATTTCTTTCACGCTTAATAAATCTTTTTTGTATATAAGGTTTGGTATTACCTTACATATGTCATCCAAGCTTATTGCTCCTGGTCTTAGAAGTATTGGGACTGGAGTAGACATATCTATAATTGTTGACTCCAACCCAATTGAACACGCCCCTCCATCTAAAATGCAAGGAATTTTCCCATTTAAATCATTATAGCAATGCTCTACACTAGTAGTTGATGGCTTTCCTGATAAATTTGCAGATGGAGCTACTAATAAAGTTCCACTTTCTTTAATTATAGCCCTTGCTATTTCACTTTCGGGAAATCTAACTCCTACAGTTTTCATTCCTGCAGTAATTGTATCAGAAATACAATCTTTCTTATTAAAAATTAAAGTTACTGATCCGGGCCAAAAATTACCAAACATTGTCTCTGCCTCTTTTGAAATATCTTTGCATATATCGTAAACCTGTTCCACTTTATATATATGTACCAATAATGGATTATCCTGCGGCCTTCCTTTAACTTCAAAAATTTTTTTTATTGCCTTTTCATTAAAAGCATCTGCAGCTAATCCATAAACAGTTTCTGTTGGAATTGCAATAACCTCACCATTTTTTAGATACTCTGCACCTTTTACAATATTTTTGTAATTAATATTTAAATCTTTAACATTTAATATTTCTGTTTTCATAGATAACCTGCCTCCTATTTGAGTGGCGTATTTTTCTAAATATCATAAAGAAATATAGAAAACCAATATCGCCTTAACTTTTGAAAATATAGTGTTTTCTAATGTTTTAAGAATGGAAAATAGCCTGAAAGTGAAAGTAATATACTCACTAATAAAGTAAAGCCATATCGTTAGATATGACTTTACTTGTGAAGAATGAGACACAAAATACCAACCTGTTCACTTTAACTTATCAATGTTCCCTGATTGAATATATTTAACATTTGCTTGGATTTTTTCATATGTCCAATTCCACCACTTAATTTTAAGCAATTTAGAAATTGTTTCATCATCATACCTTTTCTTTATAACTTTTGCGGGTACTCCTCCAACAATAGTATATGGAGGAACATCCTTGGTAACCAATGCTCTAGTTGCAATAATTGCACCATCACCAATCTTCACCCCTGACATGATTATAGCGTCATAACCTATCCACACATCATTTCCAATTTCAATATCACCCTTATTATCCCATGCATCGGTTATATGGCTGACGGGTAAATCCCATTCCTCATAAAATATTGGAAATGTATAATTAGATAGTGATTTCATTGTGTGATTTCCACTTGTCATAAGAAACTTCGCTTTACATGAAATTGAACAAAACTTTCCAATTATTAATTTATCATTGTTTACAGCATACTGATATAATACATTATTTTCTTCGAAATCCCTTGGATCATTATTAAAATCATTATATATTGTATAATCTCCAACTTTTATATTATCCCTTGTAATTACATTTTTAAGATATATTGTTTGGTTGTCATTACTTCTTGGATATATTTTATTTGAATTTGGAATAGTCATATTTAAATCTCTCCTTTGTATTAAAATACTTTAATGCCTATTCCATTATTACAATGC
Encoded here:
- a CDS encoding ABC transporter ATP-binding protein, whose product is MKNDILTIDNLSKSYKDNQVLNNINLHIKAGTVYGFLGPNGAGKSTTIRIILGLIKKYTGDIKVFDHDLKKHKIEILNRVGALVESPSYYEHLSAYENLKIWAIMKNTPYSRIDEVLKIVDLYDSKNKKAGKFSLGMKQRLGIAQALINNPDLLILDEPTNGLDPIGIKEIRALIISLSKVYNKTVLVSSHLLSEMELMVDDVGIINKGSVLYEGCLKELKSNYPTLNSLEDIFLLLLERS
- a CDS encoding dihydrofolate reductase; translated protein: MLTFIVAIGDNFAIGKNNDLLWHFSKDLKRFKQVTSGNTIIMGRKTFESLPGILPSRHHIVITKNKDFVINDDRVTILNSKEELFAFMKDDEEYFVIGGGSIYKLLLPYCNKIHLTKVHKEYNADIFFPKLDYSEWNCREEETGFINDDKTTSYTFLTLERIINVKQK
- a CDS encoding MutS-related protein gives rise to the protein MDKEKKFNKLFIASIVIAAIITYVSIVLGNNVNKIYFCVNIISLVLLMFGLAARNKAIFYKDLQKIKENYSNGNNRVRKFEDIKLLFDVIKYKEPEELYIDDQTYLDLNMDNVFEKVDRTLSSPGEQYLYYILRNPILKEEKLINRNKIITFFQDNKEIREKIQRKFLKLGRQNINTITCFLWDEISFKTFMKPLLYLLRILAYGSLISITFIGIGKAWIFILIIFAVNGYLSAKIKKDIGGDLASMGYLSKIIRLAEAIGSVEDKELKRYTLKLKEQSKKCKAITRKDAFIKIGRVEGVDMLYEYINIFFLSEARGFNKIIDEVKAHIEDIRSIYLILGEIDALISVASYRDGLLEYVEPKLTKGLKEIMVKDIKHPLIDTAVGNSLTLEKGVIITGSNMSGKSTFLRALGINALFSQTIFTCLATSYEGGYFNIISSMTVTDNVTSGKSYYLSEAEALFRIINGCNEEVTSLCLIDEIFRGTNPIERVNASAEILAYLSRHNSLVAVATHDLEIATMVGGLYECHYFTENVGEHGLEFDYQIRKGVSSTRNAIKVLEFIGYPQEIIYRTNERIIKQCTL
- a CDS encoding class I SAM-dependent methyltransferase → MQNNKNIFKENSKINFNKQAESYDESHDGKFVAPMYNEIISRIMLIKPKKLLDVGCGTGNVLMKLVGNNIELYGLDLSEKMIEVAKKNLDNRAELKVGDSECMPWGNNTFDVIVCNASFHHYPNPEKTLLEMKRILKFNGTLIIGDPTSPVVIRKIMNLYCKRSSSGDYKIYCKKEIEELLIKCGFKPSNFKKINYKSFAINANIKK
- a CDS encoding MarR family winged helix-turn-helix transcriptional regulator, translating into MDQEYKRQVDELNKLWHFMIVSSNYKDIESKFLRIQGLRTNELTILRIISEKENVIIKDILEVLNVPKSTLTSMIDRLEKRNLIIRTLSNKDRRSYKLELTTEGKMAQEEHSKFEEEVYGKIMLSLDTYEDRENLLKLIRKMAYNISN
- a CDS encoding phosphoglycerate mutase family protein, coding for MNIGLVRHFKVNFYTKMFMSSADFKQWVKQYDNSDVIENKFKIGDIKWDKCFSSDLSRAIKTSQSIFKGEIIKTKLLREVPIAPIFNTNIKIPYIFWCISGRFAWFFQCKSQTENKKDTQKRVNEFLDSIKDESSNNILIVCHGFFMNTLQKELKSRGVTGRTIRTPKNGTLYLYKK
- a CDS encoding ABC transporter permease; translation: MLNLIKCELIKIKNLKPIILSFIVPLLMSIVGLINIYRGLVETTDLWDAVYNQTFLLYASLTLPLAITIIISIQWRLEYKKNNILNLCSSSIKLNKIYLSKIMTTLLIIFLNIIILIISVLIFSNILIPKESFRYYVIYAPIIAFLYSIPLVCLQHLISMYNRNFIGSVSVGIILSFIGFLLSHTSLGILIPNTYIVCGSFIGVSSYPIATDMMATITFPYINLLILVVPILSIILYLLGNYLFSKKEF